A section of the Rhodospirillales bacterium genome encodes:
- a CDS encoding TIGR01459 family HAD-type hydrolase produces MDDTRLCQGISELCDSYTGYIIDQWGVLHDGRRPYDGAIEALKELKSRKKQVVILSNSGKRAEDNIRRLGNLGFDPSLFDHVLTSGEITWMGLKERKIGAFEGLGDACYLISRGGDATLVDGLGLTLVDRPEDASFILVSGMDDPGTPGARTVADLEPVLRVGVQRRLRMICANPDLQALIGASTHAGAGALAMRYEEFGGVVRYIGKPFPPAFRHAQSLFHDVLPSTTVVIGDSLPMDIMGGINCGLDTCLVATGVHGASFRGVKSRDDCHKVLRALGTNFGARPNFWIPKFHWGKVLLDRKNKRRQKRD; encoded by the coding sequence ATGGACGATACGCGCCTGTGTCAGGGCATTTCCGAACTTTGCGATTCCTACACTGGGTACATTATCGACCAGTGGGGCGTGCTGCATGATGGGCGGCGCCCGTATGACGGCGCGATCGAGGCGCTGAAAGAGCTCAAAAGCCGCAAGAAACAGGTCGTTATTCTTTCCAATTCCGGCAAGCGCGCCGAGGATAATATCCGCCGGCTGGGCAATCTGGGATTCGACCCATCTCTGTTCGACCATGTCCTGACGTCGGGCGAAATTACATGGATGGGTCTGAAGGAGCGCAAGATCGGCGCGTTCGAGGGACTGGGCGATGCCTGCTATCTGATCTCGCGCGGGGGCGATGCGACGCTGGTCGACGGGTTGGGCTTGACGCTGGTCGACCGGCCCGAGGACGCAAGCTTCATTCTGGTTTCCGGTATGGACGACCCCGGCACGCCCGGTGCGCGCACGGTCGCCGATCTTGAACCCGTGCTGCGCGTGGGCGTGCAGCGCCGCTTGAGGATGATCTGCGCCAACCCGGATTTACAGGCGTTGATCGGCGCATCGACCCATGCCGGGGCAGGCGCGCTGGCCATGAGGTATGAGGAATTCGGCGGCGTCGTACGCTATATCGGCAAACCGTTCCCGCCCGCCTTCCGCCACGCGCAAAGCCTGTTCCACGACGTGCTGCCCTCGACCACCGTGGTCATCGGCGACTCCCTGCCTATGGACATCATGGGCGGCATCAACTGCGGGCTTGATACCTGTCTGGTGGCGACCGGCGTGCACGGCGCGTCCTTCCGCGGCGTCAAGTCGCGCGATGATTGTCACAAGGTTCTGCGTGCGCTGGGCACCAATTTTGGCGCCCGCCCGAATTTCTGGATTCCGAAATTCCACTGGGGCAAGGTCCTGCTGGACCGCAAGAACAAGCGCCGCCAAAAACGCGATTGA
- a CDS encoding M23 family metallopeptidase has product MKRFSALGVAVFTGLLVLAPLLAPRPAFGARAFPLACVPGKTCFILGYPDLDATPGQARDYTCGPGAEDGDVFLHIGLPDVTSLALKPAVIAVDDGVVKDANDGLPDLVAASKRQLAKGTPVCGNGVVIKHADGSESAYCHLRRGSVTVKPGQHVRQGDVIGTAGQSGVALWPQLAFTLRRGGYFIDPMTGATTLEGCGGRIAPEIEMPAPFDTYQPAAITALGFANQAMDAQQVALGRATRFAAIEREERRISLWGMIVGLRAGDEVETRIRDPRGRTIFHETYTAAHDTPRVPVDATITRGFIGWRSGLYSGEVAVTRTINLKSYTVSRNVSVQVE; this is encoded by the coding sequence ATGAAAAGATTTAGCGCCTTAGGCGTTGCGGTTTTCACGGGGCTGCTTGTGCTTGCCCCCCTGCTCGCCCCCCGGCCCGCCTTCGGGGCGCGGGCGTTTCCGCTGGCCTGCGTGCCGGGAAAAACCTGCTTTATCCTTGGTTATCCGGACCTCGACGCCACGCCGGGCCAGGCGCGCGATTACACCTGCGGCCCCGGTGCCGAGGACGGCGACGTGTTCTTGCATATCGGGTTGCCGGATGTCACGTCGCTGGCCCTGAAGCCCGCGGTGATCGCGGTGGACGACGGTGTGGTCAAGGACGCGAATGACGGTCTGCCCGATCTGGTCGCGGCCAGCAAAAGGCAACTGGCCAAGGGCACGCCGGTGTGCGGCAACGGCGTGGTCATCAAACATGCGGACGGCAGCGAAAGCGCCTATTGCCATCTGCGCCGGGGCAGCGTGACGGTCAAGCCGGGTCAGCATGTGCGGCAGGGCGACGTCATCGGCACCGCCGGGCAGTCGGGCGTCGCGCTGTGGCCCCAGCTTGCCTTCACCTTGCGGCGCGGCGGATATTTCATCGACCCGATGACCGGGGCGACGACGCTGGAAGGGTGCGGCGGACGGATCGCGCCGGAAATCGAAATGCCCGCGCCATTCGACACCTATCAGCCCGCGGCGATCACCGCGCTTGGATTCGCCAATCAGGCGATGGATGCACAGCAGGTCGCGCTGGGCCGTGCGACACGTTTCGCCGCCATCGAGCGCGAGGAGCGGCGCATATCGCTGTGGGGGATGATCGTGGGCCTGCGCGCGGGGGACGAGGTTGAAACCCGCATACGCGACCCGCGCGGGCGGACGATTTTTCACGAAACCTATACCGCCGCGCACGACACGCCGCGCGTGCCCGTCGATGCCACGATCACGCGCGGATTCATCGGTTGGCGCAGCGGCCTTTACAGCGGCGAGGTCGCGGTGACGCGCACCATCAACCTGAAATCTTATACCGTTTCGCGCAATGTGAGCGTGCAGGTAGAATAG
- a CDS encoding ABC transporter ATP-binding protein, whose product MITLLDRASRPLMNRILRTYVRPYAPWVAQAMVWMVVGAGMSAVFAALVQPVFDDVLVHARRPMVLPLAFGVLTCLVMRGLATYMQTVLMNRTGQHIVSDIQSDVFGHLMGLDLAYFHRNASGTLLSRMTADTSVMRMAVAEGLTNLGKNTLTLILLIGVMFWRDWVLALAVFVIFPVTSIFVSKLGKRLRKLSQRTQESVAGMAALLTQTFQGIRQVKAYGREGWEAARMRARIDEVRDLNIKNVRTGTINAPVNDVLVGLCMFGLICYGAQQVRLEHLTAGELTSFITAFLMSYEPMKRIAKLNNTLQIGLGAAARVFEVIDTKPAIRESGGVTPPLALPEIRFDCVNFAYDGAEGPALNNASLTAAAGKVTALVGPSGGGKSTILNLILRFYDVNAGAVRVDGHDVRELDAGYLRRHIALVSQEVTIFDDSALANIAYGRDGATEEEVVAAARAAHAHEFISRLPHGYATRLGENGVSLSGGQRQRIALARAFLKDAPILLLDEATSALDSESEGYVQDSLRRLEKGRTTLVIAHRLSTVLHADRILLVAGGRIAEEGTHETLLAKGGQYAALYSRNQLTESAAA is encoded by the coding sequence ATGATCACATTACTAGACCGGGCCAGCCGCCCATTGATGAACCGCATCCTGCGTACCTATGTCCGCCCCTACGCGCCATGGGTCGCGCAGGCCATGGTCTGGATGGTGGTCGGCGCGGGCATGTCCGCCGTCTTCGCGGCGCTGGTTCAGCCGGTTTTCGACGACGTGCTGGTTCATGCCCGCCGGCCCATGGTCCTGCCGCTGGCGTTCGGGGTGCTGACCTGTCTGGTCATGCGCGGGCTTGCCACGTATATGCAGACCGTGCTGATGAACCGCACCGGCCAGCACATCGTTTCCGACATCCAAAGCGACGTCTTTGGGCATCTGATGGGGCTGGATCTGGCGTATTTCCATCGCAACGCGTCGGGCACGCTGCTTTCGCGCATGACCGCCGATACCTCCGTGATGCGCATGGCGGTTGCCGAGGGGCTGACCAACCTTGGCAAGAACACCCTGACCCTGATCCTGCTGATCGGGGTGATGTTCTGGCGCGACTGGGTGCTGGCGCTGGCGGTCTTCGTTATTTTTCCGGTGACTTCGATCTTCGTTTCCAAGCTTGGCAAACGTCTGCGCAAACTCTCCCAGCGCACGCAGGAATCGGTTGCCGGCATGGCTGCCCTGCTGACCCAGACCTTTCAGGGCATCCGGCAGGTCAAGGCCTATGGCCGCGAGGGGTGGGAGGCCGCGCGGATGCGCGCAAGGATTGACGAGGTCCGCGATCTCAACATCAAAAACGTGCGCACCGGCACCATCAACGCGCCGGTCAACGACGTGCTGGTCGGCCTGTGCATGTTCGGGCTGATCTGTTATGGCGCACAGCAGGTGCGCCTCGAACACCTGACGGCGGGGGAACTGACTTCCTTCATCACCGCCTTCCTGATGTCCTACGAACCGATGAAGCGCATCGCCAAGCTGAACAACACGCTTCAGATTGGCCTTGGCGCCGCTGCACGCGTGTTCGAGGTGATCGACACCAAGCCCGCAATCCGCGAATCCGGCGGCGTGACGCCGCCGCTTGCGCTGCCTGAAATCCGCTTCGATTGCGTGAATTTCGCCTATGACGGTGCCGAAGGCCCGGCCCTGAACAACGCCAGCCTGACCGCCGCCGCAGGCAAGGTCACCGCGCTGGTCGGTCCGTCTGGCGGTGGGAAATCGACGATCCTGAACCTTATCCTGCGTTTTTATGATGTGAACGCGGGCGCGGTCCGCGTCGACGGGCACGACGTGCGCGAACTCGATGCCGGGTATTTGCGCCGCCATATCGCGCTGGTTTCGCAGGAGGTGACGATTTTTGACGACAGCGCGCTGGCCAATATCGCCTATGGCCGCGACGGCGCCACCGAGGAGGAGGTCGTCGCCGCCGCCCGTGCCGCCCATGCCCATGAATTTATCAGCCGCCTGCCGCACGGCTATGCAACGCGGCTGGGCGAAAACGGCGTCTCGCTTTCGGGCGGCCAGCGCCAGCGCATCGCATTGGCCCGCGCTTTCCTCAAGGACGCGCCCATCCTGCTGCTGGACGAGGCGACCTCGGCGCTGGACAGCGAATCGGAAGGCTATGTGCAGGATTCGCTCCGTCGTCTGGAAAAGGGTCGTACCACACTGGTGATCGCGCACCGCCTGTCCACCGTCCTGCATGCCGACCGCATCCTGCTGGTGGCAGGCGGGCGGATTGCCGAGGAGGGGACGCACGAAACGCTTTTGGCCAAAGGCGGGCAGTATGCGGCGCTTTATTCCCGTAATCAATTAACGGAATCGGCCGCCGCATGA
- a CDS encoding DUF192 domain-containing protein, translating into MIAAMTAALAALLMTAEARSEGMTDIAIMRADGSKTSFSVELATDPESRERGLMFRRKLARENGMLFVYDEPGRRAFWMKDTYIPLDMLFFKKNGELVYIHPNAAPRVLDPVDPHRDDICAVLEITGGEAARRRIRVGDRLVLKGGASACKNAK; encoded by the coding sequence ATGATCGCTGCGATGACCGCCGCGCTGGCCGCCCTGCTGATGACTGCCGAAGCCCGTTCCGAGGGCATGACCGATATTGCGATCATGCGCGCCGACGGCAGCAAGACGTCCTTTTCCGTCGAACTGGCGACCGACCCCGAATCTCGTGAACGCGGCCTGATGTTCCGACGCAAGCTTGCGCGCGAAAACGGCATGTTGTTCGTGTATGACGAACCGGGCCGCCGCGCCTTCTGGATGAAGGACACCTACATTCCGCTGGATATGCTGTTTTTCAAGAAGAACGGCGAACTGGTCTATATCCATCCGAACGCCGCCCCGCGCGTGCTGGACCCCGTCGACCCGCATCGTGACGATATCTGCGCGGTGCTTGAAATCACAGGGGGCGAGGCGGCGCGCCGCCGCATCCGTGTCGGCGACCGTTTGGTCCTCAAAGGCGGCGCCAGCGCCTGCAAAAACGCGAAGTAA